One Desulfobulbus propionicus DSM 2032 DNA segment encodes these proteins:
- a CDS encoding SpoIIE family protein phosphatase has product MATETAFIDVDHALRCKHRQSICGDVFLSHRIKEEGRILAVLSDGLGSGVKASVLANLTAAMALKFASTCTDPRAWARSIMDTLPICEVRKISYSTFTLIDLDESGALRFIEHGNPPLVLLRGTSEVELHRSLITLDRWKDRLIYHGRLQLAIGDRLLCFSDGVTQSGMGQRTMPLGWTREEAVACAQELIRADADISSRRLTAALMERALTNDSGCARDDTSCAVIHFRVPRQLLIMTGPPFAPQRDFELARAASTFPGKKIICGGTTATIIGRILRRPISVDLTQADTGMPPPARMEGIDLITEGALTLAHVAQLLATGVTVERLPNNPAGDIVRLMFGSDLIHFIVGTRINEAHQDPNTPQELDLRRNIVRRIVSLLEEKYLNTTSVRFL; this is encoded by the coding sequence TTGGCGACTGAGACGGCCTTCATCGACGTCGACCATGCCCTGCGCTGCAAGCATCGCCAGTCGATCTGCGGTGATGTCTTTCTCAGTCATCGGATCAAGGAAGAGGGGCGGATCCTGGCGGTGCTTTCCGACGGCCTCGGTTCCGGGGTCAAGGCCTCGGTGTTGGCCAACCTCACCGCCGCCATGGCGCTCAAGTTCGCCTCCACCTGCACCGATCCCCGGGCGTGGGCGCGGTCGATCATGGATACCCTGCCGATCTGCGAGGTGCGCAAGATCAGTTACTCCACCTTCACCCTGATCGATCTCGACGAGAGCGGCGCCCTGCGCTTCATCGAACACGGCAACCCGCCGCTGGTGCTGCTGCGCGGCACGAGCGAGGTGGAGCTGCACCGGTCGCTGATCACCCTTGATCGGTGGAAGGATCGCCTGATCTATCACGGCCGGCTGCAACTGGCCATCGGCGACCGATTGCTCTGTTTTTCCGACGGCGTCACCCAATCGGGCATGGGACAACGGACCATGCCGCTCGGCTGGACCCGGGAGGAGGCGGTGGCCTGCGCCCAGGAGCTGATCCGTGCCGATGCGGATATCTCCTCGCGGCGGCTGACCGCGGCGCTGATGGAGCGGGCCCTGACCAACGACAGCGGCTGCGCCCGCGACGACACCAGCTGCGCGGTGATCCATTTCCGGGTGCCACGGCAGCTGTTGATCATGACCGGGCCGCCCTTTGCGCCGCAACGCGATTTCGAACTGGCACGGGCCGCCTCGACCTTTCCCGGCAAAAAGATCATCTGCGGCGGCACCACCGCGACCATCATCGGCCGCATTCTCCGCCGGCCGATCAGCGTCGATCTCACCCAGGCCGATACCGGCATGCCGCCGCCGGCGCGGATGGAGGGCATTGACCTGATCACCGAGGGGGCCTTGACCCTGGCCCACGTGGCCCAACTGCTGGCCACGGGCGTCACCGTCGAACGGCTGCCGAACAATCCGGCCGGGGACATCGTCCGTCTCATGTTCGGCAGCGATCTCATTCACTTTATCGTCGGCACCCGGATCAACGAGGCCCATCAGGACCCCAACACCCCGCAGGAACTCGATCTGCGCCGCAACATCGTCCGCCGCATCGTCTCGCTTCTTGAGGAAAAGTACCTCAACACCACGTCGGTCCGCTTTCTCTGA
- the hydF gene encoding [FeFe] hydrogenase H-cluster maturation GTPase HydF: MSQSAPKGLRLHIGLFGRRNVGKSSLLNAITRQQVAIVSNVAGTTTDPVEKPMELLPLGPVLFIDTAGVDDVGALGEMRIARTRAVFDRTDLGILVAAGGEWGSFETELLAALTARQVPVLVVMNKLDQGRASDTLTAELAAKKIPLVHTAALNGEGIAELKQAIVAQTPADFLTSPAIISDLVGPGELAVLVVPIDKEAPKGRLILPQVQTIRDLLDGDAMSLVVKERELRHALDQLTSPPKLVVTDSQAFLKVAADVPPEVKLTSFSILFSRCKGDLLTQVEGALAIDRLQPGDRVLMAEACAHHPIGEDIGRVKIPRWLTQYVGGQLAFTHVQGHDFPPDLHEYQLVIQCGSCMLNRREVLSRILRCREAGVPITNYGLAISYSLGIFTRALSPFPAALELLHSADQGRCEGR; encoded by the coding sequence ATGTCGCAATCCGCACCCAAGGGCCTCCGCCTCCATATCGGCCTCTTTGGCCGCCGCAATGTCGGCAAGTCGAGTCTGCTCAACGCCATTACCCGCCAGCAGGTGGCCATCGTCTCCAACGTGGCCGGTACCACCACTGATCCGGTGGAAAAGCCGATGGAGCTGCTGCCGCTCGGGCCGGTGCTGTTCATCGATACCGCCGGCGTGGACGATGTCGGCGCGCTGGGCGAGATGCGCATCGCCCGCACCCGCGCGGTGTTCGACCGCACCGACCTGGGCATCCTCGTCGCGGCCGGCGGCGAGTGGGGCTCATTTGAAACCGAGTTGCTCGCCGCCCTGACCGCGCGCCAGGTCCCGGTGCTGGTGGTGATGAACAAGCTCGATCAGGGCCGCGCCAGCGACACCCTGACGGCCGAGCTGGCTGCCAAAAAGATCCCGCTGGTGCATACCGCCGCCCTCAACGGCGAGGGCATCGCCGAATTGAAACAGGCCATTGTCGCCCAGACCCCGGCCGATTTCCTCACCAGTCCGGCCATCATCTCCGATCTGGTCGGCCCCGGGGAGTTGGCGGTACTGGTGGTACCGATCGACAAGGAAGCGCCCAAGGGACGGCTGATCCTGCCCCAGGTACAGACCATCCGTGACCTGCTCGACGGCGATGCCATGAGCCTGGTGGTCAAGGAACGCGAACTGCGTCATGCCCTGGACCAGCTCACATCGCCCCCCAAGTTGGTGGTGACCGACTCGCAGGCCTTTCTCAAGGTGGCCGCCGACGTGCCGCCCGAGGTCAAGCTGACCAGCTTCTCCATCCTTTTTTCCCGCTGCAAGGGCGATCTGCTCACCCAGGTGGAAGGGGCCCTGGCCATTGACCGGTTGCAGCCCGGCGACCGGGTGCTGATGGCCGAGGCCTGCGCCCATCATCCCATCGGCGAGGATATCGGCCGGGTCAAGATTCCCCGTTGGCTGACCCAGTATGTCGGCGGCCAACTCGCGTTCACCCATGTCCAGGGCCATGATTTCCCGCCCGATCTGCACGAATACCAGTTGGTGATCCAGTGCGGCTCCTGCATGCTCAACCGTCGCGAGGTGCTCAGCCGCATCCTTCGCTGCCGCGAGGCCGGCGTGCCGATCACCAACTACGGTTTGGCGATTTCCTACAGCCTGGGCATCTTCACCCGAGCCCTGAGCCCCTTTCCCGCGGCCCTGGAACTCCTGCACAGTGCGGATCAGGGACGGTGCGAAGGGCGATGA
- a CDS encoding YcbK family protein — protein MQHIIFIFLYTVFLLFQATDSTATQPSERFFLMGSGSMHLKNLRNDREARVHLLNPDGSFNERDFATVDWVFGFPTEEKGEHISPRMLFMLSYFAERMAPGKTINIESAYRSPEYNDQIRAQGNNAARTSTHMDGLALDFWLEGVDGKQLWETIRQKNCGGIGHYGGKTVHFDAGRPRFWEAATSGTRSPEPDYNRHLHLATDFDRYRPGEKVRLSLSSVSTFDFGVRPTVQIFRAGSPHPPVATVSLDQSNGTDCVPIKNRKASRFLTATLPPDLSGGRYTLQLTFCNKPFPQMLDLVLSNPVEVRR, from the coding sequence ATGCAACACATTATCTTTATTTTTCTTTACACTGTTTTTCTGTTGTTTCAGGCGACAGACAGCACTGCCACCCAGCCCTCGGAACGCTTCTTCCTCATGGGCAGCGGTTCCATGCACCTCAAGAACCTGCGCAACGACCGCGAGGCCAGGGTGCACCTGCTCAACCCGGACGGATCGTTCAACGAACGTGATTTCGCCACCGTGGATTGGGTGTTCGGCTTCCCCACCGAGGAGAAGGGCGAACACATCTCGCCGCGAATGCTGTTCATGCTCAGCTACTTTGCCGAGCGCATGGCGCCGGGCAAGACGATCAACATCGAATCCGCCTACCGCAGCCCCGAATACAACGACCAAATCCGCGCCCAGGGCAACAATGCCGCCCGGACCAGCACCCACATGGACGGTCTGGCACTCGATTTCTGGCTGGAGGGGGTGGACGGGAAACAGCTGTGGGAAACGATCCGGCAAAAAAACTGCGGCGGCATCGGTCATTACGGCGGCAAGACCGTCCATTTCGACGCCGGCCGGCCGCGCTTTTGGGAGGCGGCGACCTCGGGTACCCGTTCCCCGGAGCCGGATTACAACCGCCACCTCCACCTGGCCACCGATTTTGACCGTTACAGGCCGGGAGAAAAGGTGCGACTGTCGTTGTCCAGTGTCAGCACCTTTGATTTCGGAGTGCGGCCGACGGTTCAGATCTTCCGGGCCGGCAGTCCGCATCCGCCGGTGGCCACCGTCAGCCTCGACCAAAGTAACGGCACCGACTGTGTACCGATCAAGAACCGCAAGGCCTCCCGCTTCCTCACCGCCACCCTGCCGCCGGATCTGTCCGGCGGTCGATACACCCTCCAGCTGACCTTCTGCAACAAACCCTTTCCCCAGATGCTCGACCTGGTTCTCTCCAATCCCGTCGAAGTGCGCCGCTGA
- a CDS encoding [Fe-Fe] hydrogenase large subunit C-terminal domain-containing protein, translating into MDRRSPIYTEKHECQDCYKCVRQCPVKAIRVQDAYATIVDEMCVYCGICVSICPNTAKHVRNDLPRARQLVKLPPRVLVSLAPSWITEFPNIEAGQLIAALKRLGFAAVSETALGAQQVSAHVAETLREQPGQILLSSACPTVVAYIQKHRPQLAGAVTALLSPLLAHCRMLKRHYGEESAIVFIGPCIAKKLEADEHPDLLDIALTFEDLRIWMAAERIDPRALTPATDDRFEPQAAEEGVLYPVDGGMIAGIRAHCSVDDGAFMSFSGLAAVENALDGLEDLDPMQGLFLELLACEGGCINGPKVTRPGSTVTKRQRVLAHARFPETQPVPRPPELDIRRSIMPRPLSQPTPTETRISEVLRSIGKRSIEDELNCGGCGYDSCREFGKALIAQRAERAMCVSWMRQLAFKKANVLIHKMPSAVVIVDGDLRVLECNAAFVAIINHLRPVSLPAELEGTSVAELLPFHNLFASVLKNDMDILDRDIRFLDTILHLSIFTIDPHAVVGAILQDITRPAVQKEQVIRRAREVIQKNLATVQKIAYLLGENAAESEVTLNSIIESFSPAKIEGDEGGSLGD; encoded by the coding sequence ATGGATAGACGCTCGCCCATCTATACCGAGAAACACGAGTGCCAGGACTGCTATAAGTGCGTTCGCCAATGCCCGGTCAAGGCCATCCGGGTGCAGGATGCCTATGCCACCATTGTCGACGAGATGTGCGTGTACTGCGGCATTTGTGTCTCCATCTGCCCCAACACCGCCAAGCATGTGCGCAACGATTTGCCCCGGGCCCGCCAACTGGTCAAGCTGCCGCCCCGGGTGCTGGTCTCGCTCGCCCCCTCGTGGATCACCGAATTCCCCAACATCGAGGCCGGTCAGCTGATCGCCGCCCTCAAACGGCTCGGCTTTGCCGCTGTCTCCGAGACCGCACTCGGCGCCCAGCAGGTCAGCGCCCATGTGGCCGAGACGCTGCGCGAACAGCCGGGCCAGATCCTGCTCAGCTCGGCCTGCCCGACCGTGGTGGCCTATATTCAGAAGCACCGGCCGCAGCTGGCCGGGGCCGTCACCGCGCTCCTCTCGCCCCTGCTGGCCCACTGCCGCATGCTCAAGCGCCACTATGGCGAAGAGAGCGCCATTGTTTTCATCGGCCCCTGCATCGCCAAGAAACTTGAGGCCGACGAACACCCGGACCTGCTCGATATCGCCCTGACCTTCGAGGATTTGCGCATCTGGATGGCGGCGGAGCGGATCGATCCCCGCGCCCTGACCCCGGCGACCGACGACCGGTTCGAGCCCCAGGCCGCCGAGGAGGGTGTGCTCTATCCGGTGGATGGCGGCATGATCGCCGGCATCCGCGCCCACTGCAGCGTTGATGACGGTGCGTTCATGAGTTTTTCCGGCTTGGCGGCGGTGGAGAACGCCCTCGACGGGCTGGAGGATCTGGACCCGATGCAGGGGTTGTTTCTGGAGTTGTTGGCCTGCGAGGGCGGCTGCATCAACGGCCCCAAGGTCACCCGGCCGGGCAGCACCGTGACCAAGCGGCAGCGGGTGCTGGCCCATGCCCGCTTCCCGGAGACGCAACCCGTGCCCCGACCGCCGGAGCTCGATATCCGCCGGTCTATCATGCCCCGGCCGCTCAGCCAGCCCACGCCCACCGAGACCCGCATCTCGGAAGTCCTGCGATCCATCGGCAAGCGCTCGATCGAGGACGAACTCAACTGCGGCGGTTGCGGCTACGACTCCTGCCGCGAATTCGGCAAGGCCCTGATCGCCCAGCGGGCCGAGCGGGCCATGTGCGTCTCCTGGATGCGGCAGCTGGCCTTCAAGAAGGCCAACGTGCTCATCCACAAGATGCCCTCGGCCGTGGTGATCGTCGATGGCGACCTGCGGGTGCTGGAATGCAACGCCGCCTTTGTGGCCATCATCAACCACCTGCGTCCGGTGTCGCTGCCGGCGGAACTGGAGGGAACGTCGGTGGCCGAGCTGCTGCCCTTCCATAACCTCTTTGCCAGCGTGCTCAAGAACGACATGGATATCCTCGACCGGGATATCCGTTTCCTCGATACCATCCTCCACCTGTCCATCTTCACCATCGACCCGCACGCAGTGGTCGGCGCCATCCTCCAGGACATCACCCGACCGGCGGTACAGAAGGAGCAGGTGATCCGGCGGGCCCGCGAGGTCATCCAGAAAAACCTGGCCACGGTGCAGAAGATCGCCTACCTGCTGGGCGAAAACGCGGCCGAATCCGAGGTCACCCTCAACAGCATCATCGAGTCGTTTTCGCCGGCCAAGATCGAAGGCGACGAGGGAGGCAGCCTTGGCGACTGA
- a CDS encoding aspartate ammonia-lyase — MATTRPETDSLGTREVPAAPLWGIHTLRALENFPLTGRPIHPLLVRSLGLVKLAAAQTNHRLGAWSDDDDKASAILAACTEMAEGGLGSAIVVDALQGGAGTSANMNVNEVLANRALELLGCGRGEYTRVNPLDDLNLHQSTNDVFPTALKIAALLSLDRLEQRVVALQEALQEQEQRWAHVVKVGRTEMQDAVLITVGRGFGAYAEAINRDRWRISKCRERLRVVNLGGTAVGTGLAAPRRYIFEVTEALRQLTGLSLARAENLVEATQNVDVFVEVSGILKAHAASLLKICTDLRLLSSGPDAGLAEIRLPARQAGSSIMPGKVNPVIPEAVSQAAMLVIGNDTTLTLACASGSLELNPFLPLVALTLLDNLDLLAQADDILCRHCIVGIKVDEARCARQVENSTASATALLPAIGHERAAEIARKAAHTGTSVRELAREAGISDVQFDQLTSATAVCRLGFVPPSTEKR; from the coding sequence ATGGCCACGACCCGACCCGAAACCGATTCCCTCGGCACGCGCGAGGTCCCTGCCGCACCCCTGTGGGGAATTCATACCCTCAGGGCCCTGGAGAATTTCCCGCTCACCGGCCGACCGATCCACCCCCTGTTGGTCCGGTCCCTCGGCCTGGTCAAGCTGGCCGCGGCCCAGACCAATCACCGGCTGGGCGCCTGGAGCGACGATGACGACAAAGCCTCTGCCATCCTGGCCGCCTGCACCGAGATGGCCGAGGGCGGCTTAGGATCGGCCATCGTGGTCGATGCCCTCCAGGGAGGGGCCGGCACCAGCGCCAACATGAATGTCAACGAGGTGCTGGCCAACCGGGCCCTGGAACTGCTGGGCTGTGGTCGGGGTGAGTACACCCGCGTCAATCCCCTCGATGACCTCAACCTCCACCAGTCGACCAACGATGTCTTTCCCACCGCCCTGAAAATCGCGGCCTTGCTCTCGCTCGACCGGCTGGAACAGCGGGTGGTGGCCCTGCAGGAGGCGCTACAGGAGCAGGAGCAGCGGTGGGCCCATGTGGTCAAGGTGGGCCGCACCGAAATGCAGGACGCGGTGCTGATCACCGTGGGTCGCGGCTTCGGCGCCTATGCCGAGGCCATCAATCGCGACCGCTGGCGCATCTCCAAATGCCGGGAGCGGCTGCGGGTGGTCAACCTCGGCGGTACCGCCGTGGGCACCGGTCTGGCCGCGCCGCGCCGCTATATCTTCGAGGTTACCGAGGCCCTGCGCCAGCTCACCGGGCTCAGTCTGGCCCGGGCCGAGAACCTGGTCGAGGCCACCCAGAATGTGGATGTCTTTGTCGAGGTCTCGGGTATCCTCAAGGCCCATGCCGCCAGCCTGTTGAAAATCTGCACCGATCTGCGTCTGCTCAGTTCCGGCCCGGACGCCGGTCTGGCCGAGATCCGCTTGCCTGCGCGTCAGGCCGGTTCCTCGATCATGCCGGGCAAGGTCAACCCGGTGATCCCCGAGGCGGTCAGTCAGGCGGCCATGCTGGTGATCGGCAACGACACGACCCTGACCCTGGCCTGCGCCTCGGGCAGCCTGGAACTCAATCCCTTTTTGCCGCTGGTGGCCCTGACCCTGCTCGACAACCTCGACCTGCTCGCCCAGGCTGACGACATCCTCTGTCGCCACTGCATAGTCGGCATCAAGGTCGACGAGGCGCGCTGCGCCCGTCAGGTGGAAAACTCCACCGCCTCGGCCACGGCCCTGCTGCCGGCCATCGGCCATGAACGGGCCGCGGAGATCGCGCGCAAGGCGGCGCACACCGGCACCAGTGTCCGTGAGCTGGCCCGCGAGGCCGGGATCAGCGACGTCCAGTTCGATCAACTCACCAGCGCCACCGCGGTCTGCCGCTTAGGCTTTGTCCCTCCCTCCACCGAAAAACGATAA
- the hydE gene encoding [FeFe] hydrogenase H-cluster radical SAM maturase HydE, translated as MDRKEILHWLRCDDPKELEQLWRLADRARQQHVGEAVHLRGLVEISNYCARSCHYCGLRAPNRQVSRYRLSAEEILDCADQAVRLGYGTLVLQSGEDDRIEAEWLASLLRHIKATTPLALTLSLGERSEDDLRIWREAGADRYLLRFETSDRALYRAIHPDRGARVSDRLALLRQLKSLGYETGSGVMVGIPGQSYAILADDILLFRELDLDMIGIGPFIAHPDTPLGQAASPLPGETQVPPSIGMTCKAVALARILRPDANIPATTAVAVMDAWQGRELALRCGANVIMPNLTPARFREHYTIYPGKADRIEAAEQSDQQIRSQIKAMGRGIGSGQGGRKSGTQTEPAAPATLRIAVCMGSSCFSRGNNSQAIDTLRHCVEDAGLVPDISGHLCENLCTQGPNITIGETIYSNVQPSCFPELLKHHLASTKEGRDG; from the coding sequence ATGGATCGCAAAGAAATTCTTCATTGGTTGCGCTGCGACGACCCGAAGGAACTGGAGCAGCTGTGGCGCCTGGCCGACCGGGCCCGGCAACAGCACGTGGGCGAGGCCGTGCACCTGCGCGGCCTGGTCGAGATCTCCAACTACTGCGCCCGTTCCTGCCACTATTGCGGGTTGCGCGCCCCCAACCGTCAGGTCAGCCGCTACCGCTTGAGCGCCGAGGAGATCCTCGACTGCGCCGATCAGGCGGTCCGGCTCGGGTATGGCACCCTGGTGCTGCAGTCGGGCGAGGACGACCGCATCGAGGCCGAGTGGCTGGCCAGCCTGCTGCGGCACATCAAGGCCACCACGCCGCTGGCCCTGACGCTGAGCCTGGGCGAGCGGAGCGAGGACGACCTGCGCATCTGGCGGGAGGCCGGGGCTGATCGCTACCTGCTGCGCTTTGAAACCTCGGACCGCGCCCTCTACCGGGCCATCCACCCGGACCGGGGCGCCCGGGTGTCGGATCGGCTGGCCCTCCTCCGCCAGTTGAAGAGCCTGGGCTATGAGACCGGCAGCGGCGTCATGGTGGGGATTCCAGGGCAGAGTTATGCAATCCTGGCCGACGATATCCTCTTGTTTCGCGAGCTCGATCTCGACATGATCGGCATCGGCCCCTTTATCGCCCATCCGGATACACCCCTGGGGCAGGCCGCCTCGCCCCTGCCCGGTGAGACGCAGGTGCCGCCCTCCATCGGCATGACCTGCAAGGCCGTGGCCCTGGCCCGGATCCTGCGGCCGGACGCCAACATTCCGGCCACCACCGCGGTGGCGGTCATGGATGCCTGGCAGGGGAGGGAACTGGCCCTGCGCTGCGGGGCCAACGTGATCATGCCCAACCTGACGCCGGCCCGGTTTCGCGAACACTACACCATCTATCCGGGCAAGGCGGACCGGATCGAGGCGGCCGAGCAGAGCGATCAACAGATTCGCAGCCAGATCAAGGCCATGGGCCGTGGCATCGGTTCGGGTCAGGGCGGACGGAAAAGTGGAACCCAAACGGAACCGGCCGCGCCCGCCACCCTGCGCATCGCCGTGTGCATGGGCAGCTCCTGTTTCTCCCGGGGCAACAACAGCCAGGCGATCGACACCCTGCGCCACTGTGTCGAGGATGCCGGGTTGGTGCCGGACATCTCCGGCCATCTGTGCGAAAACCTCTGCACCCAGGGGCCGAACATCACCATCGGCGAGACGATCTACTCCAACGTGCAGCCGTCCTGTTTCCCCGAACTGCTCAAACACCACCTCGCCAGCACCAAGGAGGGACGCGATGGATAG